In Rhodothermus marinus DSM 4252, a single genomic region encodes these proteins:
- a CDS encoding amidase: MPLDRRLFLQYCSALGLTGTLFPGVLYAKIEEGEPITPETIACAERIAGLSFTEEQRQMMVEDLTERLKDYEAMRQVPLPNDVIPAFVFDPTIGGKPIPEGTAGMRWEPRPVERPRSDEDLAFMTVAELSYLLKTRQVRSVELTELYLARMKRYDPVLKAVITYTEERAMAQARQADEELDAGHWRGPLHGVPYGAKDLLAVPGYRTTWGAKPYENQVLDVTAAVIEKLDAAGAVLVAKLTLGALAWGDVWFGGQTKNPWNIEQGSSGSSAGPGAAVAAGLVPFAIGSETLGSIVSPSTRNGVTGHRPTFGAVSRYGAMTLAWTMDKLGPMARSAEDCALVFDVIRGRDPRDPSTRDMPFPFDPNFDVRQLRVGYLAEAFEEDYENREADLQTLQVLRDLGIELKPIRLPDDLPVSAMLLTLEVEAAAAFDELTRTGGVDLMVRQGRNTWPHVFRVARFVPAVEFLQANRIRTLLMQRMAEVFRKVDVFVSPTFGGGTLRITNLTGHPCVCVPNAFHPLKDNPLSPRRRPGSITFIGGLYRDAEVLMLAHAYQQATDFHRRRPPIR; the protein is encoded by the coding sequence ATGCCGCTGGATCGTCGCCTGTTTCTCCAGTACTGCTCGGCGCTGGGGCTGACCGGTACGCTTTTCCCCGGCGTGCTGTATGCGAAAATCGAAGAAGGCGAGCCGATCACGCCGGAAACGATCGCCTGTGCCGAACGCATCGCCGGCCTGTCTTTTACGGAAGAGCAGCGCCAGATGATGGTGGAGGACCTGACCGAGCGCCTGAAAGATTACGAGGCGATGCGTCAGGTCCCGCTTCCCAACGATGTGATTCCGGCCTTCGTGTTCGATCCGACCATCGGCGGCAAGCCGATCCCGGAAGGAACGGCCGGAATGCGCTGGGAACCCCGACCGGTGGAGCGGCCGCGCAGCGACGAAGACCTGGCCTTCATGACGGTGGCCGAACTTTCGTACCTGCTCAAGACGCGGCAGGTGCGCTCGGTGGAGCTGACCGAACTGTACCTGGCACGCATGAAGCGCTACGATCCCGTGCTGAAGGCCGTTATCACCTATACCGAGGAGCGGGCCATGGCCCAGGCGCGACAGGCCGACGAAGAGCTGGACGCCGGCCACTGGCGAGGGCCGCTGCACGGCGTGCCCTACGGCGCCAAGGATCTGCTGGCCGTGCCTGGCTATCGCACGACCTGGGGCGCAAAACCCTACGAAAACCAGGTGCTGGATGTGACGGCCGCCGTGATCGAAAAGCTGGATGCGGCCGGCGCCGTGCTCGTGGCCAAGCTGACGCTGGGGGCGCTGGCCTGGGGCGACGTGTGGTTCGGCGGCCAGACGAAAAACCCCTGGAACATCGAGCAGGGCTCGAGCGGCTCTTCGGCGGGACCTGGGGCGGCGGTGGCGGCCGGGCTGGTGCCGTTCGCGATCGGTTCGGAGACGCTGGGTTCGATCGTGTCGCCCTCGACACGTAACGGAGTGACCGGCCATCGGCCGACGTTCGGGGCGGTGAGCCGCTACGGGGCCATGACGCTGGCCTGGACGATGGACAAGCTCGGTCCCATGGCCCGTTCGGCCGAGGATTGTGCGCTCGTGTTCGATGTGATCCGGGGACGCGACCCGCGCGATCCGAGTACGCGCGATATGCCGTTCCCCTTCGATCCGAACTTCGACGTGCGGCAACTGCGCGTGGGCTATCTGGCCGAAGCCTTTGAGGAAGATTACGAGAACCGGGAAGCCGACCTGCAAACGCTCCAGGTGCTGCGCGACCTGGGCATTGAACTGAAGCCCATCCGCCTGCCGGACGACCTGCCCGTCTCGGCCATGCTGCTCACGCTGGAAGTGGAGGCGGCCGCTGCCTTCGACGAGCTGACCCGGACGGGCGGGGTGGACCTGATGGTCCGGCAGGGCCGCAACACCTGGCCACATGTGTTCCGGGTGGCCCGTTTTGTGCCGGCCGTCGAGTTTCTGCAGGCCAACCGCATTCGCACGCTGCTCATGCAGCGGATGGCCGAGGTTTTCCGTAAGGTGGACGTGTTCGTTTCACCGACGTTCGGCGGGGGAACACTTCGCATTACGAACCTGACGGGCCACCCCTGCGTGTGCGTGCCGAACGCCTTCCATCCGCTGAAAGACAACCCGCTGTCGCCGCGTCGCCGGCCCGGCAGCATCACGTTCATCGGCGGCCTGTATCGGGATGCCGAGGTGCTCATGCTGGCCCACGCCTACCAGCAGGCCACCGATTTTCACCGGCGCCGCCCACCGATTCGCTGA
- a CDS encoding LacI family DNA-binding transcriptional regulator produces MKKRVTIADVARKAGVSVGTVSAVLNNRPTVREHTRRRVLAAIEELGYQPSPSARALGAMQGDGKVFEPAIGLIIKEMDNPFYSEVVIGAQEYLASRGYISFVCTSEGSYEKEGELLRAFQNRYVQGAVIAPVLDARADLSHLFMLRRAEYPFVLLEAVQGLQVNVVSVDNVRAAQMAVSYLIERGHERIVHFAGPPYTQHTRDRILGVEKAFSQSHLRFTDEVIIPAGAHLQDGYEAALEYFRTHRDSLPTGVTCFNDLVAMGVLRALHELGIRVPEEVSVIGFDDIPMAAYLSTPLTSVRVPKREMGARAAELLLELIEAHDRGEQLPPRHIVLEAELVERATTRAL; encoded by the coding sequence ATGAAAAAGCGCGTGACCATTGCCGATGTGGCCCGGAAGGCCGGCGTTTCGGTAGGGACGGTTTCCGCGGTGCTGAACAACCGGCCGACCGTTCGCGAGCATACGCGACGGCGGGTGCTGGCGGCCATCGAAGAACTGGGCTATCAGCCCTCGCCTTCGGCGCGGGCGCTGGGCGCCATGCAGGGCGACGGGAAAGTCTTCGAGCCGGCGATCGGGTTGATCATCAAAGAGATGGACAATCCGTTCTACTCGGAGGTGGTCATCGGAGCGCAGGAATACCTGGCGTCGCGCGGGTACATTTCGTTTGTATGCACTTCGGAGGGGAGCTACGAGAAAGAAGGCGAGCTGCTCAGGGCCTTTCAGAACCGGTACGTGCAGGGTGCGGTGATTGCGCCGGTACTGGATGCGCGGGCCGATCTATCCCATCTGTTCATGCTGCGACGGGCCGAATATCCTTTCGTGCTGCTGGAGGCCGTGCAGGGGTTGCAGGTGAACGTGGTCAGCGTCGATAACGTCCGGGCCGCGCAGATGGCCGTCAGCTATCTGATCGAGCGCGGGCATGAACGCATCGTGCATTTTGCCGGGCCGCCCTACACGCAGCACACGCGCGACCGCATTCTGGGCGTGGAGAAAGCTTTCAGCCAGTCGCATTTGCGTTTTACCGACGAGGTGATCATTCCGGCCGGGGCGCACCTGCAGGACGGTTACGAAGCGGCGCTGGAGTATTTCCGTACGCACCGCGACAGCTTGCCCACGGGCGTGACCTGTTTCAACGACCTGGTGGCAATGGGCGTGCTCCGGGCATTGCACGAGCTGGGGATTCGCGTGCCCGAGGAGGTATCGGTGATCGGGTTCGACGACATCCCGATGGCGGCCTATCTGAGCACGCCGCTGACGAGTGTGCGCGTGCCCAAGCGCGAGATGGGCGCCCGCGCGGCCGAGCTATTGCTGGAGCTGATCGAAGCGCATGATCGGGGCGAACAGCTCCCTCCGCGGCATATCGTACTGGAAGCCGAGCTTGTCGAACGCGCTACCACGCGGGCGCTGTAA
- a CDS encoding family 43 glycosylhydrolase, which yields MWIVILNRLRFKKASREWPVILGGWLILAGWMALGFLVRAGYAQEPGRPVYVNPVIPGDHPDPTLTRVGAYYYTSGSSFNVTPRIYRSTDLVHWEIVGRPVSASWSLYGDVPAGGVWGGHMVYYQGLYWHFFGRGTGDRAMYFVTAHRPEGPWGMPVRMNVPPGIPGLGVDNSIFIDEDGRWFLLSKNGPQNNYIVELGPDGQPAGVVYDLTWINPDSAGNPYGWAEGPVMWKYQGYYYYSFAQHLVGNQYVMRSDTLSDDPADWEGPRLLFETVPDRYQRVFRNPNHCSPAVTADDGTHWMICHAYDQSGPGEEWRALGRQGLLVEVRYEEGWPVARFPTTEPVEGPALPSSGIPWAVPRSDFFDRSRLAVHWSLLGYTPEETYDLTERPGWLRLTPKGGRTFPPTPGRNTVLQAAAERAYSLMTRVDFDPATTSDEAGLWIINGPETLQARLCVTRSSEGERVVAFRFDTLAHSTPLPSEEPVWLKLEREGHELTASFSLDGASWAPVAEKVNVARLDREQPASESGYDFNAFTGNQQGLYVLGNTPAYFDLYIYRDAYSRIPAQHPTNYNGVITSRNGLPAHANYLAGIHDGEWAMYAGVEFGAPGSDYSRIPRQVVVTASSATGGGVVEVWVDALDTGQKIAEVPIKSTGSWDVYQDFTAEVVPVSGRHDVFLRFRGNPTETLFRIRSLLFEGQLTETATGPGAAVRPLLVTHYPNPVRDDVTFLVSLPRTGPVRLVLYNALGQQVATLIDAVRPAGRYPLRFTIKHLSPGLYFYQLTTKDQVVTGQLIVISR from the coding sequence ATGTGGATTGTCATCTTGAACAGGCTTCGCTTTAAGAAAGCCTCCCGTGAATGGCCGGTAATTCTCGGGGGGTGGCTGATTCTGGCCGGATGGATGGCGCTGGGATTTCTGGTGCGGGCGGGGTATGCGCAGGAGCCAGGTCGTCCGGTGTACGTCAATCCGGTGATCCCCGGCGATCATCCAGACCCCACGCTGACCCGGGTCGGGGCTTACTATTACACGTCCGGTTCATCCTTCAACGTCACCCCCAGGATTTACCGCTCGACGGACCTGGTTCACTGGGAGATCGTCGGGCGGCCGGTTTCGGCCTCCTGGTCGCTGTATGGCGACGTGCCTGCCGGTGGGGTATGGGGGGGCCATATGGTTTATTACCAGGGACTGTACTGGCACTTCTTCGGGCGTGGGACAGGAGATCGGGCCATGTATTTCGTAACGGCGCATCGGCCGGAGGGGCCCTGGGGTATGCCGGTTCGCATGAACGTACCGCCCGGCATTCCCGGTCTGGGCGTGGATAATTCCATCTTCATTGATGAGGATGGACGATGGTTTTTGCTGAGCAAGAATGGTCCCCAGAATAATTACATCGTCGAACTGGGACCGGATGGTCAGCCGGCCGGGGTTGTCTATGACCTGACCTGGATCAACCCGGACTCGGCCGGCAATCCTTATGGATGGGCTGAAGGGCCGGTGATGTGGAAGTATCAGGGCTATTACTACTACAGTTTTGCGCAACATCTGGTGGGTAATCAGTACGTTATGCGCAGCGATACCCTGTCGGACGATCCTGCCGACTGGGAAGGGCCCCGGTTGCTTTTCGAAACAGTGCCCGATCGGTACCAGCGGGTGTTTCGCAATCCCAATCATTGCTCACCGGCCGTTACCGCCGACGATGGGACGCACTGGATGATCTGTCATGCCTACGATCAGAGCGGGCCGGGTGAAGAATGGCGAGCGCTGGGACGTCAGGGGCTTCTGGTTGAAGTGCGTTACGAAGAGGGCTGGCCCGTAGCCCGCTTTCCAACCACGGAGCCCGTGGAGGGACCCGCTTTGCCCAGCAGCGGCATCCCCTGGGCGGTGCCCCGATCGGACTTCTTCGACAGGAGTCGACTGGCGGTGCACTGGTCTCTGCTGGGCTACACGCCGGAGGAAACATACGATCTGACGGAACGTCCCGGCTGGCTGCGGCTGACGCCCAAAGGAGGGCGCACGTTTCCGCCCACGCCGGGACGGAATACTGTGCTGCAGGCCGCCGCCGAGCGGGCCTATTCCCTGATGACCCGGGTCGATTTTGATCCGGCGACCACCTCGGATGAAGCCGGACTCTGGATTATCAACGGTCCGGAGACGCTGCAGGCACGGTTATGCGTAACGCGCAGCTCGGAGGGCGAACGTGTCGTGGCTTTTCGTTTCGATACCCTTGCGCACAGTACGCCCCTGCCCTCGGAAGAACCGGTCTGGTTGAAGCTTGAACGAGAAGGGCATGAACTGACCGCTTCCTTCAGTTTGGATGGGGCAAGCTGGGCCCCGGTAGCCGAGAAGGTGAACGTGGCGCGTCTGGACCGCGAGCAGCCCGCTTCGGAGTCCGGTTACGATTTTAATGCATTTACGGGCAATCAGCAGGGATTGTACGTGCTCGGCAATACCCCGGCCTACTTTGACCTCTATATATATCGGGACGCCTACTCACGCATTCCGGCCCAGCATCCTACCAATTACAATGGCGTGATCACTTCGAGAAATGGACTACCGGCGCATGCGAATTACCTGGCCGGCATCCACGATGGAGAATGGGCCATGTACGCCGGCGTGGAGTTCGGCGCGCCGGGAAGCGATTATTCCAGGATACCCCGCCAGGTTGTGGTGACGGCTTCCAGCGCTACCGGAGGTGGTGTGGTCGAAGTCTGGGTGGACGCGCTGGATACCGGCCAGAAAATCGCGGAAGTGCCGATCAAATCGACAGGGAGCTGGGACGTGTATCAGGACTTTACGGCCGAAGTGGTGCCGGTTAGTGGCCGTCATGATGTTTTTCTGCGGTTTCGGGGAAATCCCACGGAGACGTTGTTTCGCATTCGTTCCCTGCTGTTCGAGGGCCAGCTGACGGAGACGGCAACAGGACCTGGCGCCGCGGTCCGGCCACTCCTGGTGACGCATTATCCGAATCCGGTGCGCGATGACGTGACTTTTCTCGTTTCCCTGCCACGCACAGGACCTGTTCGCCTGGTGCTGTACAACGCACTGGGGCAGCAGGTGGCCACGCTGATTGATGCGGTGCGTCCGGCGGGGCGGTATCCGTTGCGCTTCACCATCAAGCATCTCTCGCCGGGCCTTTATTTCTATCAGCTTACCACGAAAGACCAGGTGGTAACAGGGCAACTCATCGTGATTTCCCGATGA
- a CDS encoding endo-1,4-beta-xylanase: protein MRTATDLRFLRNAVGNASRSAIFLFLVFSLVGQAWGQTPANVNGSFESTPAGVVTDLAGGVEGWVLNVGSLVTNPPVFEVVEATDAPHGSKVLAVTVNGAGNNPWDIEATAFPVNVEPGVTYTYTIWARAEQDGAVVSFTVGNQSYQEYGRLHEQQITTEWQPYTFEFTVSDQETVIRAPIHFGYAANAGNTIYIDALVIMGPEPEPAGPELVANINGGFESTPAGVVTDLAEGVEGWDLNVGSSVTNPPVFEVLETSDAPEGNKVLAVTVNGVGNNPWDIEATAFPVNVRPGVTYTYTIWARAEQDGAVVSFTVGNQSFQEYGRLHEQQITTEWQPFTFEFTVSDQETVIRAPIHFGYAANVGNTIYIDGLAIVDSVGAWRPVIVEAEDGELGSEWAVETEGNVTYITITTDYNETTGDADHPGENRTATYQVTFPAPGWYDLYARVYVGPETFNDDSFFYADSFGVKDPESPDDWIIANQLAAAGYTEPDEYVTGLGAAGSEVWKWINLSENSFNDVPSDSFYVSPESLTVTFMIGARENGLRIDKLAFGRSDLLYTVADLDTGGPGSPEPEEPPVVLPERPLAADVDKFLGNIYSPSQVENFEYYWNCVTPENAGKWGSVEGTRDQMNWSSLDAAYALARDNGFCFNFHVLLWGAQQPAWISELSPEEQLEEIQEWFQAVAERYSFTASPFDVVQVVNEPLHQPPDGQEGRANYIEALGGAGETGWDWVITAFELARQIFPEGTRLMINDYGILSSLETAQQYLELIQLLKERNLIDVIGVQGHAFSTRSGAPIQEVLDLLATTGLPIQVTEMDIDGNPNQSPFVTREQSEQNQLRDMQRIFPTVWYHPAVEGVTFWGWRPGLWRNDYEAYLVYSNGAERPAMVWLREFMEAYRESYLSANEPEGTLPEELSVVSWPNPSRGQVRFRYALPFEAEVRLQVFDVLGREVMTLASGRHRAGVYEVAFDGRHLPSGLYLYRLEANGRVRSGRLVLMR, encoded by the coding sequence ATGCGCACCGCTACTGATCTGCGTTTTTTAAGAAACGCGGTTGGAAACGCTTCTCGAAGCGCTATTTTCCTGTTTCTCGTTTTTTCGCTGGTGGGTCAGGCATGGGGCCAGACGCCGGCAAATGTCAATGGAAGTTTTGAATCAACACCAGCCGGGGTAGTGACGGATCTGGCCGGAGGCGTGGAAGGCTGGGTGTTGAACGTGGGCTCCTTGGTGACAAATCCTCCGGTCTTTGAGGTTGTCGAGGCGACAGATGCGCCCCATGGTAGCAAGGTGTTGGCGGTGACGGTCAACGGGGCGGGGAACAATCCCTGGGACATCGAGGCGACGGCCTTCCCGGTGAACGTGGAGCCCGGCGTGACCTACACCTACACGATCTGGGCGCGGGCCGAGCAGGACGGGGCGGTGGTCAGCTTCACGGTGGGGAACCAGTCGTACCAGGAGTACGGGCGACTGCACGAGCAGCAGATCACGACGGAGTGGCAGCCGTACACGTTCGAGTTTACGGTCAGTGACCAGGAGACGGTCATTCGGGCGCCGATCCATTTTGGCTATGCGGCCAACGCTGGCAATACCATTTATATCGATGCCCTCGTGATCATGGGTCCCGAGCCGGAGCCTGCCGGACCGGAGCTTGTCGCCAACATCAACGGTGGATTCGAATCGACGCCGGCCGGGGTGGTGACGGATCTGGCCGAAGGTGTGGAGGGCTGGGATCTGAACGTGGGCTCCTCGGTGACGAATCCGCCGGTTTTTGAAGTGCTGGAGACGTCCGATGCCCCTGAAGGGAATAAGGTGCTGGCGGTGACGGTCAACGGGGTGGGCAACAACCCCTGGGACATCGAGGCGACGGCCTTCCCGGTGAACGTACGTCCGGGCGTGACCTACACCTACACGATCTGGGCGCGGGCCGAGCAGGACGGGGCGGTGGTCAGCTTCACGGTGGGGAACCAGTCGTTCCAGGAGTACGGGCGACTGCATGAGCAGCAGATCACGACCGAGTGGCAGCCGTTCACGTTCGAGTTTACGGTCAGTGATCAGGAGACGGTCATTCGGGCGCCGATCCATTTTGGCTATGCGGCCAACGTCGGCAATACCATCTACATTGATGGCCTGGCCATTGTGGACTCGGTGGGAGCCTGGCGGCCCGTGATTGTCGAGGCCGAAGATGGAGAGCTTGGCTCGGAATGGGCGGTGGAGACCGAAGGGAACGTCACCTACATTACGATCACGACCGACTATAATGAAACCACGGGGGACGCAGATCATCCCGGCGAGAATCGGACGGCCACTTACCAGGTGACCTTCCCGGCTCCGGGCTGGTACGATCTCTACGCCCGGGTATATGTGGGACCGGAGACTTTCAACGACGACAGCTTCTTCTATGCAGATTCGTTTGGCGTGAAGGATCCGGAATCGCCGGATGACTGGATCATTGCCAACCAGTTGGCGGCGGCCGGATATACGGAGCCCGATGAGTATGTGACAGGCCTTGGGGCGGCAGGTTCGGAGGTGTGGAAATGGATAAACCTTTCAGAGAATAGTTTCAACGACGTCCCCTCCGATTCCTTCTATGTCTCGCCGGAATCGTTGACGGTGACGTTCATGATCGGCGCCCGGGAAAACGGGCTCCGAATCGACAAGCTGGCCTTTGGACGTTCGGACCTGCTCTATACGGTGGCGGATCTGGACACGGGCGGACCGGGCTCGCCGGAGCCGGAAGAGCCTCCGGTGGTGTTGCCGGAGCGGCCGCTTGCGGCTGATGTGGATAAGTTCCTGGGTAATATTTACAGCCCCTCTCAGGTAGAGAATTTCGAGTATTACTGGAACTGTGTGACGCCGGAGAATGCGGGCAAGTGGGGCAGTGTCGAGGGTACGCGGGACCAGATGAACTGGAGCAGTCTGGACGCGGCGTATGCGCTGGCTCGGGACAATGGCTTCTGCTTCAATTTCCATGTGCTGCTCTGGGGAGCGCAGCAGCCTGCCTGGATTTCGGAGCTGAGCCCGGAGGAGCAGCTGGAGGAAATTCAGGAGTGGTTCCAGGCGGTGGCCGAGCGCTACAGCTTCACCGCGTCGCCGTTCGACGTGGTGCAGGTGGTCAATGAGCCGCTGCATCAGCCGCCGGATGGTCAGGAGGGACGGGCCAACTACATCGAGGCGCTGGGTGGTGCCGGCGAGACAGGCTGGGACTGGGTGATCACAGCCTTCGAACTGGCCCGGCAGATTTTCCCGGAGGGCACGCGGCTGATGATCAATGACTACGGCATCCTCAGCAGTCTGGAAACGGCCCAGCAATATCTGGAACTGATTCAACTGTTGAAGGAGCGCAACCTGATCGACGTGATCGGGGTGCAGGGGCATGCTTTCTCGACGCGTTCCGGGGCGCCGATTCAGGAAGTGCTGGATCTGCTGGCCACGACGGGATTGCCGATTCAGGTTACCGAGATGGATATCGACGGCAATCCCAATCAGAGCCCCTTCGTGACGCGGGAGCAGTCCGAGCAGAATCAGCTCCGGGACATGCAGCGCATCTTCCCGACCGTATGGTATCATCCGGCTGTGGAAGGGGTGACGTTCTGGGGCTGGCGGCCCGGCCTGTGGCGCAATGATTACGAAGCCTACCTGGTGTACAGCAACGGCGCTGAGCGTCCGGCCATGGTGTGGCTGCGGGAATTCATGGAAGCCTATCGAGAGTCGTACCTGAGCGCCAACGAGCCGGAAGGGACGTTGCCGGAGGAGCTTTCGGTGGTTTCCTGGCCGAATCCGTCCCGTGGTCAGGTGCGCTTCCGCTACGCCCTGCCGTTCGAGGCGGAGGTGCGCCTGCAGGTGTTCGACGTGCTGGGACGTGAAGTGATGACGCTGGCCTCCGGACGGCATCGGGCCGGGGTGTACGAGGTGGCTTTCGACGGCCGGCATCTGCCCAGCGGACTCTACCTGTATCGACTGGAAGCGAATGGGCGGGTACGGAGTGGCCGGCTTGTGCTGATGCGGTAA
- a CDS encoding TonB-dependent receptor, with amino-acid sequence MKRFCLVVLGLLWLGTASEVLGQRTGRITGVVVDASNGMPLPGANVLVAGTTVGAATDLEGKFIILNAPAGPQTLVISYIGYQRKEVPVEVVPGGEVSVEVALQWAGIETGEVVITAQAAGQLQAINEQLTARKIVNVVSAERIRELPDESAAAAVSRLPGISIQNGDQIVIRGVEAKYNTVTVNGIQLPSTTLNRTTGLGFISANMLSSIEVAKTVTPDMDANTIGGNVNLRLREAPEGLHYDALVFGDYNTQDHTADNYRAWASVSNRFWNNRLGVFLQANARRFNGGGDIASATWAELPQADPVAGRRPYGLNQYDLEDQVNIDNEYGASMLVDYRLPNRGKLILQNTYSAEEFDNVSFIDRLYLTTGERRFRINRVIGSRYLLVNALQGEHWLGDVAKVDWALSHAKSRRKDDLGYETEFAGTNYFQGQPLTYWTSEDQVFDIELQPGVPGAVGDGRTFYEDFGERRLVGAFNIRVPITVGPISGALQGGGKYTQLNRDRDLLQYYRRLGDGGGQNVGAKDFLASIGADPEAALNLRYFIDSSYVDERGQYYLEGRWPYSGALRVDYLDTYFRLAQQGWATPALAQSNRYDYEAEERVSAGYIMADLDIGRHLSVIGGVRYEKFSFTNRAPFVNQVLYDGSGDVRDTLEVSRSHPQWFPNIQLRISPIEWLNIRLAYTKTTSRPDYQYLLPSTWVDSGERGEAGNPNLKPTLADNYDAYISVHHDRIGLFTVGIFRKVLSNVVRPISIQRRTLDQFEGTFWAPEAAGYPECDDGRKHIYCPDGPLVPDINPVGLITTYVNNPYKGYINGFEIDWQTNFWYLPRPFNSLVLNFNYTRLRSKMDYQSIFLVRTSPFSPPTQVDTVRTGRLYQQPDDILNITIGVDIGGFSGRLSFRYQGEVLANLDQRDPANDAFTRAIYGWDFSLRQRLPIKGLSLFFNGINITHAGSFDYRRLVVGPNATGVSEAITRMAYYPRRFQLGIRYGM; translated from the coding sequence ATGAAGCGGTTTTGTCTGGTGGTGCTCGGGCTGCTGTGGCTCGGCACAGCTTCGGAGGTGCTGGGGCAACGGACGGGACGCATTACCGGCGTGGTTGTCGATGCCAGTAACGGCATGCCGTTGCCCGGCGCCAATGTGCTGGTGGCAGGCACGACGGTCGGGGCCGCCACCGACCTGGAAGGGAAGTTTATCATCCTGAATGCGCCGGCCGGTCCTCAAACGCTGGTGATTTCCTACATCGGATACCAGCGAAAAGAGGTGCCGGTGGAAGTGGTGCCGGGAGGCGAGGTCAGTGTGGAGGTAGCGCTTCAATGGGCCGGTATCGAAACCGGAGAGGTTGTGATCACCGCGCAGGCGGCCGGCCAGCTTCAGGCGATCAACGAGCAGCTCACGGCACGCAAGATCGTCAATGTCGTATCAGCCGAACGCATCCGTGAGCTGCCGGACGAAAGCGCGGCCGCCGCGGTCAGCCGCCTGCCCGGTATCTCCATCCAGAACGGCGATCAGATCGTCATTCGAGGCGTCGAGGCCAAGTACAACACCGTCACCGTCAACGGCATCCAGTTGCCGTCCACCACGCTCAACCGGACCACCGGGCTGGGATTCATTTCGGCCAACATGCTCTCCAGCATTGAGGTGGCCAAGACGGTGACGCCCGATATGGACGCCAACACCATCGGGGGTAACGTCAACCTGCGCCTCCGTGAGGCGCCGGAAGGGCTGCACTATGACGCGCTGGTCTTCGGCGACTACAACACGCAGGACCATACGGCCGACAACTACCGGGCCTGGGCGAGCGTCAGCAATCGGTTCTGGAACAACCGTCTGGGTGTGTTTCTGCAGGCAAACGCCCGCCGTTTCAACGGCGGGGGAGACATTGCTTCGGCTACCTGGGCCGAGTTGCCCCAGGCCGACCCGGTGGCCGGTAGACGCCCCTACGGACTGAACCAGTACGACCTGGAAGATCAGGTCAACATCGACAATGAGTACGGCGCCAGCATGCTCGTGGATTACCGGCTGCCGAATCGCGGCAAGCTCATCCTGCAGAATACCTACTCGGCCGAAGAGTTCGACAACGTCAGCTTCATCGACCGACTGTACCTGACTACCGGCGAGCGGCGGTTCCGGATCAATCGGGTGATCGGCAGCCGCTATCTCCTGGTGAATGCCCTGCAGGGTGAACACTGGCTCGGGGATGTGGCCAAAGTGGACTGGGCCCTTTCCCATGCAAAAAGTCGGCGCAAGGACGATCTGGGGTATGAGACGGAGTTTGCCGGCACGAACTACTTCCAAGGACAGCCGCTGACGTACTGGACCTCGGAAGACCAGGTCTTCGATATCGAACTGCAACCAGGGGTCCCGGGAGCGGTGGGCGACGGCCGCACCTTCTACGAAGATTTCGGAGAGCGGCGGTTGGTCGGGGCCTTTAACATCCGCGTGCCCATTACGGTAGGCCCCATTTCGGGTGCGCTGCAGGGCGGCGGCAAATATACCCAGCTAAACCGCGATCGGGACCTGCTCCAGTACTATCGCCGGCTGGGCGACGGGGGCGGACAGAACGTCGGCGCCAAAGACTTTCTGGCGAGCATTGGAGCGGATCCGGAGGCCGCCCTCAACCTTCGCTACTTCATCGACAGCAGTTATGTCGACGAGCGGGGACAGTATTACCTGGAGGGGCGCTGGCCTTACAGTGGCGCGCTGCGGGTAGATTATCTGGACACGTACTTCCGTCTGGCACAGCAGGGATGGGCCACGCCGGCCCTGGCGCAGTCGAATCGGTATGACTACGAGGCGGAAGAGCGGGTCTCGGCCGGCTACATCATGGCCGATCTGGACATCGGGCGGCACCTGTCGGTGATCGGTGGGGTGCGCTACGAGAAGTTTAGCTTCACGAATCGGGCGCCGTTCGTCAATCAGGTGCTTTACGACGGATCCGGTGACGTTCGGGATACCCTGGAGGTTTCGCGCTCGCATCCCCAGTGGTTCCCGAACATTCAGCTGCGCATCAGCCCGATCGAATGGCTCAACATCCGGCTGGCCTATACGAAGACGACCTCTCGCCCGGACTATCAGTACCTGCTGCCCAGCACCTGGGTCGACTCGGGTGAGCGCGGGGAGGCCGGCAACCCCAACCTGAAGCCGACGCTGGCCGACAACTACGACGCGTACATTTCGGTGCACCACGACCGAATCGGGCTCTTTACGGTGGGCATTTTCCGGAAGGTGCTCTCCAACGTGGTGCGTCCGATTTCCATCCAGCGGCGCACGCTCGACCAGTTCGAGGGCACGTTCTGGGCGCCGGAGGCGGCCGGTTATCCGGAGTGCGACGACGGACGGAAACACATCTACTGCCCCGACGGCCCCCTGGTGCCGGATATCAACCCCGTCGGTCTGATCACTACCTATGTCAACAATCCCTACAAAGGGTATATCAACGGCTTTGAAATCGACTGGCAGACCAACTTCTGGTATCTGCCGCGGCCCTTCAACAGCCTGGTGCTCAACTTCAACTACACGCGCCTGCGCTCCAAGATGGACTACCAGTCCATCTTCCTGGTGCGGACCAGTCCCTTTAGCCCGCCTACCCAGGTAGATACGGTGCGAACGGGGCGACTCTATCAGCAGCCGGACGATATCCTGAACATCACGATCGGCGTGGATATCGGAGGCTTTTCGGGTCGCCTGTCCTTCCGCTATCAGGGAGAAGTGCTGGCCAACCTGGACCAGCGCGATCCGGCCAACGACGCTTTCACACGGGCGATTTATGGCTGGGATTTCTCCCTGCGGCAGCGGCTTCCGATCAAAGGACTGTCGCTCTTCTTCAACGGCATCAACATCACGCATGCCGGTAGCTTCGATTATCGGCGGCTGGTCGTCGGACCCAATGCCACCGGGGTCAGCGAGGCCATCACGCGCATGGCCTACTACCCGCGGCGGTTCCAGCTGGGTATCCGTTACGGGATGTAA